The segment atTACAGTATttcaaaaaatctattttgacTGGAATTGTGTGTCTGTTCAAAGTAGTTTAGCAAAATACTTTAGTCATCAGACTGTGCTGCTTTCCTCTCTTCTTGTAATAATTGCCCAATGAGTCTGACAGTGGCTAAAAAAATTGTTTTTGGGTGGGTGCCCTTTTCTTAGTCTGTGCACGGCCCTGCCTCTGTTTACACCCCAGACACCCAAGTTTAAATTGCATCTTCTATTCAGTCACTATCACCAGCGCCACATAGCAACTCCCATCTGACCCCCGTGCATTCATTTTAAAGCAATGAGGGAGAACGAGAGCACTATGCGAAGGCGGTAAATACAGGCACACAAATAAGGAAAAGCTATCAAACCAATGCATTTCTCCTTCTGTTATGTTGAGGGGAATTCTAGATGCATTCAGTACATGAGCAAGTGCAAATTCTTCTTTATTACTGTTATGGAGCGAAAGAGGAAGCGATCCCGCTCGCCTTGTCTCAGAGTCTCTCTGTGTTGGTGGGTGTAAGAGGATGATGAGCTATATGACAAGTTAGCCTTGAGGGAGTCCTATCCTTTCTGTAACACAGCATGTCCAGGGTCAGGGGTACGTACTCTTATCTATGAGAATGTGCTCATTCAACTGATCATAGACATGTCAGAGCGGTTTAGGTAGTCTTTCATTTATCAAACACAGATGTCACGTAGATACTTTTTTCATCTGTACAATACATACAGAAACGTAATGGCTATTCAATAGAAGACCTTTGGTTGTATCCCTTTTTTTTGTTGTAATTACAAATATGTTTTACAATACCACATACCAAAAACACAACCATGCAGTTCCTCTCGACACCAGAACACATGCAGGCGTTGTACAGGACTGAGGATAGTGCTCCAGCCTGTTCTTCAGATAAAACCAGTCATGGTAAAGAGGCCTAGTAGAATAAAAGCTGCCATAGTTAAATCAACACAACAGTGTTGCGCCACCACCCTCCCAACCTGAAGGGAACTATTCCCTTTATAGAAGTCATAGGTTTAAAAGAGCCACAGTCAATGGCCTCCCATATAGATCTGCTATGGCACTCCAAGAAATTGTCATACAATAAGTTCACACAATGAGTCCGTAAGAGGGTAGTGCTCAAATTGGGAAGATTCTGGGTCACCCTAAACccaccccctgctctcctctctagCTGTGGAAGGCCTGGAACTCCCACTCCATGTCCTCACTGGAGTGGAACAGCTGGGGAAGCCTCTGAACTCCCACTCCATGTCCTCACTGGAGTGGAACAGCTGGGGAAGCCTCTGAACTCCCACTCCATGTCCTCACTGGAGTGGAACAGCTGGGGAAGCCTCTGAACTCCCACTCCATGTCCTCACTGGAGTGGAACAGCTGGGGAAGCCTCTGAACTCCCACTCCATGTCCTCACTGGAGTGGAACAGCTGGGGAAGCCTCTGAACTCCCACTCCATGTCCTCACTGGAGTGGAACAGCTGGGGAAGCCTCTGAACTCCCACTCCATGTCCTCACTGGAGTGGAACAGCTGGGGAAGCCTCTGAACTCCCACTCCATGTCCTCACTGGAGTGGAACAGCTGTAAGAGGTTCAGCAGAGAGCTGCTGGGAACGTCGGTCAGTTTTCCCTGCTCCTGAGCAGTCTGCTGCTTCTCAACTTTCCTTCTCTTCCGTCTGTAATCCCTGACCCTCCTCTGTAACGTCCTGGCAGGAGGAAGGTTGTGTGTCTGCGTGTCACCTGCCTCAAGCTCTGGAACACCCCCAGTATTCCCGGGAAGAGTATCCCCAGCCAACGTATTGTGACCCAGTTCACACTCCACGAAAGCTCTAAGGTTGTGGTGTTCTGAAGGCCCTGCCACCTCGTGCTGACTGGAAGGGACCTTCACACATCCAGCTGGATCGCCACACTTTAAATCCTCTGTGTGCTTAAATGAAGAGCGGCCATCTTTGTCTGTGTTAGATCTCTGGCCCTGTTGGGAGAGTCTGGGGTTGGTGTCAGAGTCATGGGTAGAAGGATCTCTCTCTGCATTAGACACAGGTGTCGGACTCAGCCCAGCCCTCTGGGTGTGCGTGCGCAAGGATCCCTGCCGGCAGCGTCGTTTGCAGGACAGGGATCTGTGTTTGGGCTGGGGTCTGTCTGGGACGTTAGAGCACCTCTTCTCCCCCTCGCTGATGCTGTGGGGAACAGGGGCTACTCTGCTGCGCTTCTGAGGCTGTTCCAAGGGGTTTTCCACACTATTGGAGAGAGGGGTCTCCACTGTAGTAGACCAGAGGGACATTAGTTCCTCCTTCAGCTCTCTGGTATCcacacctccctcctccttcttctcctcctccatctgtATACTGGGTCCAGGAACACACAACAGGGAGGATATGCTGTACTTTGGCCTGTGGGAATAAAAAATTACTTAGAGATGTGGTGCTCagcacaacatagaaaatcaaggGGGGAAAAAACAGGCAATCTGCTAAATGTTTCACAGAACATTGCATTAGTTTTCCTAACAAACATGTGACTCAACAGCAGTCAATATGTGAGCGTTTACTTTGGATTTGGGTGGATTTtgctcctgtgtggctcagttggtagagcatggtgcttgcaacgccagtgttgtgggttcgattcccacgggggaccagtacgaagaAGAAAAGTACCAAAATGTAtgccaaatgactcaaatgtaaaaatgtaagactAATGCACCTTCTGGTTGGTGTTTGTGTTGTTTTGACATGTCTGAAGTTGAAGGGCAGTGTGGAGACGAGCCTATCCACCACCAGGTACTCATCACTCCTGGAGAAGGCCTTGTGCTGCTCACTCTGCAGGTGCTGCAGAATACACAGACACAGGTCAAGCATTACTACAACGTCTTCTTCCACTACATCAAGCACATAAGGCCTTTTGTTCATGATTAGGTCCTCGTTATAAACACGCATTAACTATGTTTAGATACATTAAACAAATCTATTGTAACTCACAGCTTTGATGTTGTTGTATTTGAGCGTGCAGCACTCGCAGTAGCCTCCACGTTTCTTATCTCTGTTCCTCCTGGTCCggtcctgccccctctcctcactGGCTGACACTCTCTCCCCTCGGTTCCTGAGACACCCATAGGTCAGTAAGTAATAGCCAGGTCAGAGTTCAATCACATATagttgcctagcaacaaagactTAGCAGTTAGTCCTGGAGGGTGCTATGAAATACATAACTGTTTCCTGCTGTAGCAGCAGAGTAGTGAAATGTTATAGCAATCCCCATCAACAACAGTAGAAAAAGCTGGATGTTTTGGTGAATCCGGTAAAACACAAATGCCAAGACAGGGGAATATACTGCCACAGTGCTTCTTCGGCAACTGGTGGATTTTCTTTAGGTGTTCACAACAAGAAGGGTTAAGAAAGGTGAGTTGTTTAGTGAATGAGACTCCATACCCGTGCTCTTTAGGTCTCTTCCCAGGGTGTTCCTGGTCCTCTACATAGAATGGACTGCAGGGGGGAGCTGACGTCAGGTTAAACTCTGGCATGTTCGGCATGGCCAGATAAATTGGACGGTAATGTCTGGCAGAGAGACATAAGACAGATGTTATATGAAATACTCAAACACTAACTTATGACAGTAAGAATTGCCTTAATATGTCAATACTACAGACATCGAAGTCTGTCATCTCTTTTATAGACCCACCTGCTGGAGTCCTCTAACTTCACAAAGGGCTTACGGATCCTTCCACCTGAGCAAAACACAGAACAAAGCAATAGAGACAGTGCCCATGTCTGGGTCAAATAACCTCTCATACTGATCTACAGTACCAGCAGTGGAggatgctgaggggaggacggctcataataatggctggaaccatgtgtttgataccattccaccgattccgctccagccattaccacgagcccgtcctccccaattaaagtgccACCTACCTCCTGTTAGTACCAGTGTTATTGTAAAACCACTATCAACATCAACCTTTATCTAACTGAGATTATATACGTAGAACGTTTTACAAGTTCTCTATAACAATAACAGTGATCAATAAAGGACATTATTTACCTTTATTCTTCTGGAAAGCTGGTTTTCCTGTAGGTTCTGCTTTGGCCTACATTAGTAAGGAATAACACACAAGACTCATGTAAGTGATATGTTAATCCAGTAAAGAACTGTCAAAATATAAGTCCAGAAACATGACTTACACTTTTCTTGACAGCAGCTGTGGTTGCGGTTGGCTTTTCAGCAGTATACTTAACATTCCTTTTCTTCTTTTCGATATAAGCTATTATATCTGCAATTGAAGGAAATTCaagaaaatattttttacatatgAAAGTATCATTGTCATAATAGAAATCAAAGCATTATGTCAACATTTCTTATCAAACAAATGGATAGACGTTACCATCAATGTACAGGATTTTCACTCCCCACTCCAGCGCATTGGACAGGATCTCGTTGACCTGTATCCTCACCTACAGGGTaaaaacaagcaaacaaacaTCTTAACCGAAGAACTGAAATCCAAAGTATTTCCTGAAGTATGAACAAACATTTCAATGCAAAGTGCAAACTTTCCTGAAGTTCCTGTTTGACTATCAGTCAGAAACAAAAAAAAGCAACTCGCAGCACTTAGGTGTGAAATAGCTTGCCAAACTCATTAGTGAGGATCTTAACAAACCTGCTCTTTTACAACTCTC is part of the Coregonus clupeaformis isolate EN_2021a chromosome 28, ASM2061545v1, whole genome shotgun sequence genome and harbors:
- the LOC121542682 gene encoding protein DBF4 homolog A isoform X1, coding for MSSIVYNTGENKDILFSSQLILNKMKSRRTQKYTKPRLQDPKLADKGHKSASKSYAKPPCESYPAQNKPFTGKLFYLDLPSNRRAETLENDIKRLGGTVEKFFSKEIKYLVSNKREARYVQCQGRNTLVPSPDSGHSSPHPRPCPGSRRDSLKGSSQGQADMVVISRGKSLVERVVKEQVRIQVNEILSNALEWGVKILYIDDIIAYIEKKKRNVKYTAEKPTATTAAVKKSAKAEPTGKPAFQKNKGGRIRKPFVKLEDSSRHYRPIYLAMPNMPEFNLTSAPPCSPFYVEDQEHPGKRPKEHGNRGERVSASEERGQDRTRRNRDKKRGGYCECCTLKYNNIKAHLQSEQHKAFSRSDEYLVVDRLVSTLPFNFRHVKTTQTPTRRPKYSISSLLCVPGPSIQMEEEKKEEGGVDTRELKEELMSLWSTTVETPLSNSVENPLEQPQKRSRVAPVPHSISEGEKRCSNVPDRPQPKHRSLSCKRRCRQGSLRTHTQRAGLSPTPVSNAERDPSTHDSDTNPRLSQQGQRSNTDKDGRSSFKHTEDLKCGDPAGCVKVPSSQHEVAGPSEHHNLRAFVECELGHNTLAGDTLPGNTGGVPELEAGDTQTHNLPPARTLQRRVRDYRRKRRKVEKQQTAQEQGKLTDVPSSSLLNLLQLFHSSEDMEWEFRGFPSCSTPVRTWSGSSEASPAVPLQ
- the LOC121542682 gene encoding protein DBF4 homolog A isoform X2, with the translated sequence MKSRRTQKYTKPRLQDPKLADKGHKSASKSYAKPPCESYPAQNKPFTGKLFYLDLPSNRRAETLENDIKRLGGTVEKFFSKEIKYLVSNKREARYVQCQGRNTLVPSPDSGHSSPHPRPCPGSRRDSLKGSSQGQADMVVISRGKSLVERVVKEQVRIQVNEILSNALEWGVKILYIDDIIAYIEKKKRNVKYTAEKPTATTAAVKKSAKAEPTGKPAFQKNKGGRIRKPFVKLEDSSRHYRPIYLAMPNMPEFNLTSAPPCSPFYVEDQEHPGKRPKEHGNRGERVSASEERGQDRTRRNRDKKRGGYCECCTLKYNNIKAHLQSEQHKAFSRSDEYLVVDRLVSTLPFNFRHVKTTQTPTRRPKYSISSLLCVPGPSIQMEEEKKEEGGVDTRELKEELMSLWSTTVETPLSNSVENPLEQPQKRSRVAPVPHSISEGEKRCSNVPDRPQPKHRSLSCKRRCRQGSLRTHTQRAGLSPTPVSNAERDPSTHDSDTNPRLSQQGQRSNTDKDGRSSFKHTEDLKCGDPAGCVKVPSSQHEVAGPSEHHNLRAFVECELGHNTLAGDTLPGNTGGVPELEAGDTQTHNLPPARTLQRRVRDYRRKRRKVEKQQTAQEQGKLTDVPSSSLLNLLQLFHSSEDMEWEFRGFPSCSTPVRTWSGSSEASPAVPLQ